A genomic segment from Clostridium pasteurianum BC1 encodes:
- the treR gene encoding trehalose operon repressor: MDKKYICIYETIKNDILNGNYKLGEKLPSENELCKIHNTSRGTVRRALDLLSEEGFVNSVHGKGAFVLDNNQITFSFGNIISFAEVSSMTGNNFVTSVPIFGEILIDAALHKKTCLAEGKEAYKLYRVRSLNNESIILDINYFLKDTVLNLTREIAKKSIYKYIEEDLKIKIGFAKRIIKIEAANSIDKKNLNMKSYDFVVAVKNFVYLNDGTQFEYTESRHRPDRFEFSDFARRR, from the coding sequence ATGGATAAGAAGTACATATGCATATATGAAACCATAAAAAATGATATACTTAATGGAAATTACAAGCTAGGTGAAAAACTTCCTTCTGAAAATGAGCTTTGTAAAATTCACAACACAAGTAGAGGTACGGTTAGAAGAGCTTTAGACCTCTTGTCAGAAGAAGGTTTTGTAAACAGTGTTCATGGTAAAGGTGCTTTTGTTCTAGACAACAATCAAATCACTTTTTCCTTTGGTAATATTATAAGCTTCGCTGAAGTTTCAAGCATGACTGGAAATAATTTTGTTACCTCTGTACCAATATTTGGAGAAATATTAATTGATGCAGCTTTGCATAAGAAAACTTGTTTAGCAGAAGGAAAGGAAGCTTATAAATTATATCGTGTCAGAAGTTTAAATAATGAAAGCATTATCTTGGATATAAATTACTTTCTAAAGGATACTGTTTTAAATCTTACAAGAGAAATTGCAAAAAAATCTATTTATAAATACATTGAAGAAGATTTAAAAATTAAAATAGGTTTTGCTAAGAGGATTATAAAAATTGAAGCTGCTAATTCCATTGATAAAAAAAATCTGAATATGAAATCTTATGATTTTGTAGTGGCAGTAAAGAACTTTGTATATTTAAACGATGGGACTCAATTTGAGTATACAGAATCAAGGCATCGTCCTGATCGCTTTGAGTTTTCTGATTTTGCTAGAAGAAGATAA
- the treC gene encoding alpha,alpha-phosphotrehalase: MNELWWKKSVVYQIYPKSFKDTTGNGTGDLQGIIDKLDYIKTLGVDVIWITPIYESPQHDNGYDISDYYKIDSRYGDMNTFENLLSEAHKRNLKIILDMVVNHTSTEHNWFKESCKSKNNPYRNFYIWKDGKNNEIPNNWQSKFGGSAWKYDETSGQYYLHLFDTTQADLNWENPELRKSIYDMMNFWLGKGVDGFRLDVINLLSKDQTFPDDTLNTPSEDGRKFYTDGPKIHTLLKGINKNVFSKYNNMLTVGEMSSTSINNCVKYTNPDEKELSMSFSFHHLKVDYPNGEKWSAAPFDFIKLKQILSDWQYGMIKGNGWNALFWCNHDQPRVVSRFGNDKEYHNKSSKMLATTIHLLQGTPYIYQGEEIGMTNPSFDKIQDYRDVESINAYDILKTKGKSEKEIMDILKQKSRDNSRTPMQWNDSKNAGFTDGTPWINVSSNFSNINTDNALKDKNSVFYHYKKLIELRKEYDIIAYGDFELILKNDSQIFAYIRRYKNEKLLVVNNFYAESTTFTLPKDINLEGKSQILISNYDDTQNNVNKFVLRPYESAAFYIR, from the coding sequence ATGAATGAACTTTGGTGGAAAAAATCTGTTGTATATCAAATTTATCCAAAAAGTTTTAAGGATACGACAGGAAATGGAACAGGAGATTTACAGGGAATAATAGATAAACTTGATTATATAAAAACTTTAGGAGTAGATGTTATATGGATAACCCCTATATATGAGTCTCCTCAACATGATAATGGCTATGATATAAGTGATTATTATAAAATAGATTCTCGATATGGAGATATGAACACTTTTGAGAATTTATTGTCAGAAGCTCATAAAAGAAATTTGAAAATTATATTGGATATGGTAGTTAATCATACCTCTACAGAACATAATTGGTTTAAAGAATCATGTAAATCCAAAAATAATCCTTATAGAAATTTTTATATATGGAAAGATGGCAAAAATAATGAAATTCCTAATAACTGGCAGTCTAAATTTGGAGGCAGTGCCTGGAAGTACGACGAAACCTCAGGACAATATTATCTACATCTTTTCGATACTACTCAGGCAGATTTAAATTGGGAAAATCCAGAACTTAGAAAAAGCATATATGATATGATGAATTTCTGGCTAGGCAAAGGAGTAGATGGTTTTAGATTAGATGTAATTAATTTATTATCCAAGGATCAAACTTTCCCTGATGATACTTTAAATACGCCTTCAGAAGATGGTCGGAAATTTTATACAGATGGTCCTAAAATTCATACATTATTAAAGGGAATCAATAAAAATGTATTCTCAAAATATAATAATATGCTAACTGTTGGTGAAATGTCTTCTACTTCTATAAATAATTGCGTTAAATATACAAATCCTGATGAGAAAGAATTAAGTATGAGTTTTAGCTTTCATCACCTAAAGGTAGATTATCCTAATGGAGAAAAGTGGTCCGCAGCTCCATTTGATTTCATAAAACTTAAGCAGATACTCAGTGACTGGCAGTATGGTATGATTAAAGGTAACGGATGGAATGCATTGTTTTGGTGTAATCATGATCAACCAAGAGTAGTATCACGTTTTGGAAATGATAAGGAATATCATAATAAATCTTCTAAAATGCTGGCAACTACTATTCACTTATTACAAGGTACTCCTTATATATATCAAGGTGAAGAAATAGGAATGACTAATCCAAGCTTTGACAAAATACAGGATTATAGAGATGTAGAATCTATAAATGCCTATGATATATTAAAAACTAAAGGTAAATCTGAGAAAGAAATTATGGATATACTTAAGCAAAAATCTAGAGATAATTCGAGAACTCCAATGCAATGGAATGATTCTAAAAACGCAGGCTTTACTGATGGAACCCCTTGGATAAATGTATCTTCAAACTTTTCAAATATAAATACAGACAATGCATTAAAAGATAAAAATTCTGTTTTTTATCACTATAAAAAGCTTATAGAATTAAGAAAAGAATATGATATAATTGCCTACGGAGATTTTGAGCTTATATTAAAAAATGATTCACAAATATTTGCATATATTAGACGTTATAAAAACGAGAAACTATTAGTAGTAAATAACTTTTATGCTGAAAGTACTACTTTTACTCTTCCAAAAGATATAAATTTAGAAGGAAAATCACAAATATTAATATCTAACTATGATGATACACAAAACAATGTAAATAAATTTGTATTGCGTCCATACGAATCTGCAGCCTTCTATATAAGATAA